The genomic DNA CGACCAGCAGCACGACCGCGGCGACCACCAGCCGGAGCGTGACCACTCCGAGCGCACCGGCCCTCGGCATCAGCAGGGCCGCGACCGCCGAGCCGAACTGCACGGAGAGGCCGCCCGCGACCACCAGGGCCACCGGCGCGAGCGCCGCCCTGCGGCCGCCGGGACGCACCGGACGCGCGGAGCCCGCCCCGTCGAGGGCGGACACCGCCTCCGGTACGGCGACGGCTGCTGCGGCCGGCTCTGCGGCACTGCGCTGGTCGTTCACGTGGCGGCCTTCGTCCTCGAGGGGCTGAGTGGGATCGAGTGCACTGTATTGCACTTCATGATTGAAGATACTGCACTCTTGTGGCGTGGATGTTTTCTTTACCGTAGAGACCTCCGCGCGGCGCGTGAAATGCCGAATGCGCTCCCGTTATGCTGCCGACGCATGAGCACAGGACAGGGCCGCGGCGTCGAGCTGCGCCACTTGCGGGCCTTCCTCGCCGTCGCCGACGCGGGCAACGTCACCCGCGCCGCGGCCGCGCTCCGGCTCACCCAGCCCGCCGTCTCCCGCACCCTCGCCGCCCTTGAGCAGCATCTCGGTGTCCGGCTCGTGGACCGCTCCACCCATCACCTCGCCCTGACCCCCGAGGGCGTCGTCTTCCGCGACAAGGCGGCCGCCGCGGTCGCCGCCTTCGACGAGGCGGTCGACTCCGGTGGCCTGCGCCACTGGCCACTGCGGCTCGGACACGCCTGGTCCGCGTTCGGCCCGTACACCACACCGCTGCTCCGCAGCTGGCAGGAGCGGTACCCGGAGACCCCTCTCGAACTGCTGCGGATCGACGACCGCACGGCCGGGCTCACCCGCGGCGAGGTCGACGCGGCATTGCTGCGCGGGCCCGTCGACGCGCCGGGGCTCGTCACCGAGGTGCTGTTCAGCGAGGACCGGGTGGCGGCGGTGACCGCGGACGGACCCCTCGCCGCACACGCCACGCTCCGCCTCGCCGATCTGGCGGACGGCACGGTCGTCCTCAACACCGTCTCCGGCACCACCACGGTCGGCCTGTGGCCGCCGCACGCCCGCCCCGCCGCCACCCTCACCGTCGCCAACACCGACGACTGGCTGACCGCCATCGCCGCCGGGCGCGGCTCCGGGGTGTCGGTCTCCTCCACCGCCGACATGCATCCGCACGCCGGGGTCGCGTACCGCCCGCTCGTCGACGCCCCGACCGTGCCGCTGTTGCTCGCCCGCCGCGACGCACCCGGCCACCCGGCGCTGCCGAAGCTCGCCGCGATGGCCCGCGAGATCATCGGGGAAGACATCACCGGTTAAGGGAATTTCCCCGCCCGGCAAGGCAGTTGGGGTGCTTTGAAAGCCGGACACAGGCCGGCCGCCATCTGGGGGATCACCTTGCCGAACGACATCACCGTGCACGGCACGGTCGCACCGGGCTTCGAAGGCGTACGGGAGACCTACACCGCCGTACTCGCCGAGGACACCACCGAGCCCGGGTCCCAGCTCGCGGTGCGGCTGCACGGCCGGACGGTCGTCGATCTCTGGGCCGGGGACGGGATCGAGGCCGATTCACTGCTCGCCGTGTACTCGTCCACCAAGGGCGCCGCGCACCTGGTCGTCGCGCTGCTGGTCCAGGACGGCGTTCTCGACCTGGACCGTACGGTCGCCTCCTACTGGCCCGCTTTCGCCGCCGAGGGCAAGGACGCGCTGACCCTGCGGCAGTTGCTCGCGCACGCCTCCGGAGCGATCGGGGTGGAGGGCGGGTTCAGCGACGAGGAGCTGGCCGACGACCGGCTGCTCGCCGCCCGGCTGGCGGAGCAGAAGCCGTTCTGGACGCCCGGTACGGCGTACGGGTATCACGGCCTGGTGATCGGGGCCCTCACCGGTGAAGTGGTGCGCCGGGTCACCGGGCGGTCGATCCAGGAGCTCTTCGAGGAGCGGATCAGGGCCCCGTACGGGCTGGACTTCTTTCTGGGGCAGCCCGAGGCGCTCGAAGCACGCTACGTCGCCGTCCGGCCGATGGCGCCCACGCCGGAGCAGGCA from Streptomyces sp. NBC_01707 includes the following:
- a CDS encoding LysR family transcriptional regulator produces the protein MSTGQGRGVELRHLRAFLAVADAGNVTRAAAALRLTQPAVSRTLAALEQHLGVRLVDRSTHHLALTPEGVVFRDKAAAAVAAFDEAVDSGGLRHWPLRLGHAWSAFGPYTTPLLRSWQERYPETPLELLRIDDRTAGLTRGEVDAALLRGPVDAPGLVTEVLFSEDRVAAVTADGPLAAHATLRLADLADGTVVLNTVSGTTTVGLWPPHARPAATLTVANTDDWLTAIAAGRGSGVSVSSTADMHPHAGVAYRPLVDAPTVPLLLARRDAPGHPALPKLAAMAREIIGEDITG
- a CDS encoding serine hydrolase domain-containing protein, which encodes MTLPNDITVHGTVAPGFEGVRETYTAVLAEDTTEPGSQLAVRLHGRTVVDLWAGDGIEADSLLAVYSSTKGAAHLVVALLVQDGVLDLDRTVASYWPAFAAEGKDALTLRQLLAHASGAIGVEGGFSDEELADDRLLAARLAEQKPFWTPGTAYGYHGLVIGALTGEVVRRVTGRSIQELFEERIRAPYGLDFFLGQPEALEARYVAVRPMAPTPEQAAALALDAIDPKSLRAVAFNYPTDLITWINEPSVRALGPASVGGVGSARGLAGMYEAAISEVDGRAPLLKAETLAEFTRLHAVGTDLVTGEEDHFGLGFERPAVRYPSLGERAFGHCGAAGSQALADPASGVAYGYTRRRYAFPGGAAPENERLVAAVVRAVATR